One Rhizobium sp. NRK18 genomic window carries:
- a CDS encoding dimethylsulfoniopropionate lyase: MQLRDVPDWAYLLQEFDSLYRQSSSGGSKAIRSHRKRVREALSAVIDGNPELIDRQPQVKPVTAHLGRAFEIAARAGVSRLSRTLERVSHLLTWEYGYQSVPKALAQKYAYCEILGSIGPIRSERLILGFVLFAPNTVYPRHSHHEIEESYISVAGAWSENEMAVYAPGSMVLNMPGHEHRITTGEHDPCLLAYAWIGPDERLAQPGMKFSKVRKRLEQGI, translated from the coding sequence ATGCAGCTTCGTGACGTGCCGGACTGGGCTTACCTCCTGCAGGAATTCGACTCGCTCTATCGCCAGAGTTCCTCGGGCGGCAGCAAGGCGATCCGCAGCCACCGCAAACGGGTTCGCGAAGCCCTTTCCGCCGTCATCGACGGCAACCCCGAACTGATCGACCGGCAACCTCAAGTGAAGCCGGTCACGGCCCATCTTGGCCGCGCCTTCGAGATCGCCGCCCGCGCCGGCGTCTCGCGGCTCAGCCGTACGCTGGAGCGCGTGTCACATCTGCTGACCTGGGAGTATGGCTACCAGTCGGTGCCGAAGGCGCTCGCCCAGAAATATGCCTATTGCGAAATCCTCGGCTCCATCGGCCCGATCCGCTCCGAACGGCTGATCCTCGGTTTCGTGCTGTTTGCGCCGAACACCGTCTATCCCCGCCACAGCCATCACGAAATCGAGGAAAGCTACATCTCGGTCGCCGGCGCCTGGTCGGAAAACGAAATGGCGGTCTACGCGCCGGGCTCCATGGTCCTCAACATGCCCGGCCACGAGCACCGCATCACGACCGGCGAACACGACCCTTGTCTGCTGGCCTATGCCTGGATCGGCCCCGATGAACGCCTTGCCCAGCCCGGCATGAAGTTCTCGAAGGTGCGCAAACGCCTGGAACAGGGCATCTGA
- a CDS encoding carnitine 3-dehydrogenase: protein MTKISKAACVGGGVIGGGWIARFLLSGIDVAVYDPHPEAQRIVGEVIANAERAYGMLTAAPLPPRGRLTFVKTLEEAVADADFVQESVPEQLELKRRVLTAIDAAARPDALIGSSTSGLLPTDLQAHMKHPERFFVSHPYNPVYLLPLSELVGGEKTAPDTITRAAAVLESIGMKGVHIAREIEAFVGDRLLEALWREALWLIKDDICTVETLDDVIRYSFGLRWAQMGLFQTYRIAGGEAGMRHFLAQFGPCLQWPWTKLTDVVDLDEALVEKIGAQSDEQADGLSIRELERIRDENLVGILHALKGSRGGDGWGAGKLLKEFETSLWSKAPKVDMATSAGGPLRLVETKVNPSWADYNGHMTEHRYLQVFGDTSDALLRLIGVDLAYVEAGHSYYTVETHIRHLGEAKVGQALYSTCQILAVDAKRLHVFHHIHDAVSDAVLATAEQMLLHVDSVAGKAVDAPDWILERLNAISADHAALTWPDGAGRHVGQKKAREAAE from the coding sequence ATGACGAAGATCAGCAAGGCCGCCTGTGTCGGCGGTGGCGTTATCGGTGGTGGCTGGATTGCCCGCTTCCTGCTCTCCGGCATCGATGTGGCGGTCTACGACCCGCATCCGGAAGCCCAGCGCATCGTCGGCGAAGTGATCGCCAACGCCGAGCGCGCCTATGGCATGCTCACCGCGGCACCGCTGCCTCCACGCGGCAGGCTGACCTTCGTCAAGACACTGGAGGAGGCCGTTGCCGACGCGGACTTCGTCCAGGAAAGCGTACCAGAACAGCTGGAATTGAAACGCCGGGTGCTCACCGCAATCGACGCCGCCGCCAGACCGGACGCGCTGATCGGTTCCTCGACCTCCGGCCTGCTGCCGACGGATTTGCAGGCGCACATGAAGCATCCCGAACGCTTCTTCGTCTCGCATCCCTATAACCCGGTCTACCTGCTTCCGCTTTCCGAACTCGTCGGCGGCGAAAAAACCGCGCCGGATACCATCACCCGCGCCGCAGCCGTGCTGGAATCGATCGGCATGAAGGGCGTCCATATCGCCCGCGAGATCGAGGCCTTCGTCGGCGACCGCCTGCTCGAAGCCCTCTGGCGCGAGGCCCTTTGGCTGATCAAGGACGACATCTGCACGGTCGAGACCCTGGACGACGTCATCCGCTATTCCTTCGGCCTGCGCTGGGCGCAGATGGGCCTTTTCCAGACCTACCGCATCGCCGGCGGCGAAGCGGGCATGCGCCACTTCCTCGCGCAGTTCGGCCCGTGCCTGCAATGGCCATGGACGAAGCTCACCGATGTCGTCGACCTCGACGAGGCGCTGGTGGAAAAGATCGGCGCGCAATCCGACGAGCAGGCCGACGGTCTGTCGATCCGCGAACTCGAACGCATCCGCGACGAGAACCTCGTCGGCATACTGCATGCTCTGAAGGGCTCGCGCGGCGGCGACGGCTGGGGCGCCGGCAAGCTTCTGAAGGAATTCGAGACATCACTGTGGAGCAAGGCGCCGAAGGTCGACATGGCAACGTCTGCAGGCGGTCCGTTGCGGCTCGTCGAGACCAAGGTCAACCCGTCCTGGGCGGACTATAACGGCCACATGACCGAGCATCGCTACCTGCAGGTCTTCGGCGACACGTCAGACGCCCTCCTCCGCCTGATCGGCGTCGATCTCGCCTATGTCGAGGCAGGCCATTCCTACTACACGGTGGAGACGCATATCCGCCATCTCGGCGAAGCCAAGGTCGGCCAGGCCCTGTATTCGACCTGCCAGATCCTTGCGGTCGATGCCAAGCGCCTGCATGTCTTCCACCACATCCATGATGCAGTGAGCGACGCGGTGCTGGCGACCGCCGAGCAGATGCTGCTGCATGTCGACAGCGTGGCCGGGAAAGCGGTCGATGCTCCGGACTGGATCCTCGAGAGGCTCAACGCCATCTCGGCCGATCACGCTGCTCTGACGTGGCCGGACGGCGCAGGCCGTCATGTCGGGCAAAAGAAGGCCAGGGAGGCCGCGGAATGA
- a CDS encoding ABC transporter permease: MRAKDIPISAWIGIFGILLAFFLAIFAPVIAPYGERDVVAGIWEPMSGQYWLGTDNLGRDLLSRMIYGARTTLFVALAASILSFSIGIFLSFTAAVSRGVIDQVLSRFNDLMMSIPTLIFALVVLAVLPQNIWILITVMAVLDSTRVFRLGRAVALDVAVMEFVEAARLRGEGKMWIIFREILPNTLSPLLAEFGLRFAFSILFLSTLSFLGLGIQPPAADWGGMVKDNKDGIIFGIPAALIPGGAISALAVCVNLVVDWLLKRTSSLKGGRGDA; this comes from the coding sequence ATGAGAGCAAAAGACATCCCCATCAGCGCCTGGATCGGTATCTTCGGCATCCTGCTGGCCTTCTTCCTGGCGATCTTCGCGCCGGTCATCGCACCCTATGGCGAGCGCGATGTCGTCGCCGGCATCTGGGAACCGATGAGCGGCCAGTACTGGCTGGGCACGGACAATCTCGGCCGCGATCTTTTAAGCCGGATGATCTACGGCGCCCGCACCACGCTGTTCGTCGCACTGGCGGCCAGCATCCTGTCGTTTTCGATCGGCATTTTCCTGAGCTTCACCGCCGCCGTCTCGCGCGGCGTGATCGATCAGGTCCTGTCGCGCTTCAACGACCTGATGATGTCGATCCCGACGCTGATCTTCGCACTCGTCGTTCTGGCGGTCCTGCCACAGAACATCTGGATCCTGATCACCGTCATGGCCGTGCTCGACAGTACACGCGTCTTCCGCCTCGGCCGCGCCGTCGCACTCGACGTCGCGGTGATGGAGTTCGTGGAAGCGGCCAGACTGCGCGGCGAAGGCAAGATGTGGATCATCTTCCGGGAGATCCTGCCCAACACGCTGTCGCCGTTGCTCGCCGAATTCGGCCTGCGCTTCGCCTTCTCGATCCTGTTCCTCTCCACCCTCTCCTTCCTCGGCCTCGGCATCCAGCCGCCGGCCGCAGACTGGGGCGGCATGGTCAAGGACAACAAGGACGGCATCATCTTCGGCATCCCCGCCGCCCTCATTCCGGGCGGAGCGATCTCGGCGCTCGCCGTCTGCGTCAATCTTGTGGTCGACTGGCTTCTCAAACGCACCTCGAGCCTGAAAGGAGGACGCGGCGATGCCTAA
- a CDS encoding DUF2177 family protein gives MRIYATAFAATAFVFLVLDSIWLGVVAIGFYRDTIGHLLAAEPDFLAAACFYALYLLGVLYFAVAPAVTRGNLTSATLSGAFLGVVAYATYDLTNMATMRDWPLSVTVVDLLWGAFVTGAASAAGYLAGRRLSV, from the coding sequence ATGCGCATCTATGCAACGGCTTTTGCCGCGACGGCCTTCGTCTTCCTTGTGCTCGATTCCATCTGGCTCGGCGTCGTCGCGATCGGTTTCTATCGCGACACGATCGGTCATCTTCTGGCCGCCGAGCCGGATTTCCTGGCGGCAGCGTGTTTCTATGCGCTTTATCTGCTCGGTGTCCTCTATTTTGCCGTAGCCCCGGCCGTGACGCGCGGAAACCTCACCAGTGCGACGCTCTCCGGAGCCTTTCTCGGCGTCGTCGCCTACGCCACATATGATCTGACCAACATGGCGACGATGCGGGACTGGCCGTTGTCGGTGACCGTCGTCGATCTCCTGTGGGGAGCGTTCGTGACCGGCGCGGCGTCGGCCGCCGGCTATCTCGCCGGCCGGCGCCTGTCGGTCTGA
- a CDS encoding ABC transporter substrate-binding protein, which translates to MSDYTKFLAGRVTSGGMNRREFMGRAMAAGLTLAAASSLYASSASAQEPKRGGHLKLGLEGGSATDSLDPAKALSQVLFCVNRNWGDLLVESHPTTGEPVASLAESWEPSADASQWTFKIRKGVQFHNGKEMTIDDVVKTLERHTDEKSESGALGVMKSITKIEAKGDDLVLTLTEGNADLPLLLSDYHLIIQPGGGYDEPTAAVGTGPYKLTGWEAGVRATFERNENDWRSDRGYVDSIEVITMNDATARIAALSSGQVHFINRVDPKTVSLLKRAPTVEILNTSGRGHYVFIMHCDTAPFDNNDLRLALKYAMDRETMVDKILGGYGKVGNDFPINETYALFPEGIEQRAYDPDKAAFHYKKSGHDGTVLLRTSEVAFPGAVDAAVLYQESAKKAGINIEVKREPGDGYWSNVWNVQPFCTSYWGGRPTQDQMYSTAYLSTADWNDTRFKRPDFDKKLLEARSELDKDKRKEMYRDMAMMVRDEGGLILPMFNDFVNASTKQVKGYVHDIGNDMSNGYVATRVWLES; encoded by the coding sequence ATGAGTGACTATACCAAATTTCTCGCAGGCCGCGTGACGTCTGGCGGCATGAACCGACGTGAATTCATGGGCCGTGCCATGGCGGCAGGCCTGACGCTGGCCGCAGCCAGCAGCCTCTATGCATCGTCCGCCTCGGCGCAGGAACCCAAGCGGGGCGGTCATCTGAAACTCGGCCTCGAAGGCGGTTCGGCAACCGACAGCCTCGACCCGGCCAAGGCGCTGTCGCAGGTGCTCTTCTGCGTCAACCGCAACTGGGGCGACCTGCTGGTCGAATCCCACCCGACCACCGGTGAACCGGTCGCCTCGCTTGCCGAATCCTGGGAGCCGTCGGCGGACGCCTCGCAGTGGACCTTCAAGATCCGCAAGGGCGTGCAGTTCCACAACGGCAAGGAAATGACCATCGACGACGTCGTCAAGACGCTCGAGCGCCACACCGACGAGAAGTCGGAATCCGGCGCGCTCGGCGTGATGAAGTCGATCACCAAGATCGAGGCCAAGGGCGACGACCTGGTCTTGACGCTGACGGAAGGCAATGCCGACCTGCCGCTGCTCCTCTCCGACTACCACCTGATCATCCAGCCGGGCGGCGGATATGACGAACCGACGGCTGCCGTTGGTACCGGTCCCTACAAGCTGACCGGCTGGGAGGCCGGCGTGCGCGCCACCTTCGAGCGCAACGAAAATGACTGGCGCTCCGACCGCGGTTACGTCGACAGCATCGAAGTCATCACCATGAACGATGCGACGGCCCGTATTGCGGCTCTGTCGTCCGGACAGGTGCACTTCATCAACCGCGTCGACCCGAAGACGGTCAGCCTCCTCAAGCGCGCGCCGACCGTTGAAATCCTCAACACCTCGGGCCGCGGCCACTACGTCTTCATCATGCACTGCGACACGGCGCCGTTCGACAACAACGATCTTCGCCTTGCGCTGAAATATGCCATGGACCGCGAAACCATGGTCGACAAGATCCTCGGCGGTTACGGCAAGGTCGGCAATGACTTCCCGATCAACGAGACCTACGCCCTGTTCCCGGAAGGGATCGAGCAGCGCGCCTACGATCCCGACAAGGCCGCCTTCCACTACAAGAAGTCCGGTCATGACGGCACCGTTCTCCTGCGCACCTCCGAAGTCGCCTTCCCCGGCGCCGTCGATGCGGCGGTTCTTTATCAGGAAAGCGCCAAGAAGGCCGGCATCAACATCGAGGTCAAGCGCGAGCCCGGCGACGGCTACTGGTCGAACGTCTGGAACGTGCAGCCCTTCTGCACCTCCTACTGGGGCGGTCGTCCGACCCAGGACCAGATGTATTCGACGGCCTATCTCTCGACGGCCGACTGGAACGACACCCGCTTCAAGCGACCGGACTTCGACAAGAAGCTGCTCGAAGCGCGTTCAGAACTCGACAAGGACAAGCGCAAGGAGATGTATCGCGATATGGCGATGATGGTCCGCGACGAAGGCGGCCTCATCCTGCCGATGTTCAACGACTTCGTGAACGCCTCCACCAAGCAGGTAAAGGGTTATGTCCACGACATCGGCAACGACATGTCGAACGGCTATGTCGCGACCCGCGTCTGGCTGGAAAGCTAG
- a CDS encoding ChrR family anti-sigma-E factor: MNTINHHISDELLVEYANGSLEEGWSIAVATHLALCPACRKRLQAIEATAGELLEGIETEPSESDDKSWAALRAKLAAAPRVTEAAPPRKAAAPSPRRLPEPLNSYLGGDLDSLKWRALGLGAYHYPIPTKDRQISVRLLRIPAGKPVPEHTHGGRELTLVLKGAFRDGDDRFGPGDFEETDESVNHQPIAEKGDDCICLAVTDAPLKFSSRIVRLIQPLLGI; the protein is encoded by the coding sequence ATGAACACGATCAATCATCACATCAGTGACGAGCTTCTCGTCGAATATGCAAATGGCTCTCTCGAGGAGGGCTGGAGCATTGCCGTCGCCACGCATCTGGCGCTCTGCCCCGCCTGTCGCAAACGCCTGCAGGCGATCGAGGCGACCGCCGGCGAACTTCTGGAAGGGATCGAAACCGAGCCTTCGGAAAGCGATGACAAATCCTGGGCGGCGCTGCGGGCAAAGCTGGCGGCTGCGCCGAGGGTGACGGAGGCGGCTCCGCCGCGAAAAGCGGCCGCCCCCTCGCCCCGCCGTTTGCCGGAACCGCTGAACTCCTATCTCGGCGGCGATCTTGACAGCCTGAAATGGCGCGCCCTCGGGCTCGGCGCCTATCACTATCCGATCCCGACCAAGGACAGGCAGATCTCCGTGCGACTGCTGCGCATTCCGGCCGGAAAGCCTGTTCCCGAGCACACCCATGGCGGGCGCGAACTGACCCTCGTCCTGAAGGGCGCGTTTCGCGACGGTGACGACCGCTTCGGTCCCGGCGACTTCGAGGAGACGGACGAAAGCGTCAACCACCAGCCGATCGCCGAGAAGGGCGACGACTGCATCTGCCTGGCCGTGACCGACGCGCCGCTGAAGTTCAGCAGCCGGATCGTCCGGCTTATCCAGCCGCTGCTGGGAATCTGA
- a CDS encoding 3-keto-5-aminohexanoate cleavage protein — translation MPLAMNREVFITCAVTGSGDTTAKSAHVPITPAEIAASAIDAAKAGAAVVHCHVRDPETGKPSRRNDLYREVTERIRDAEIDVVLNLTAGMGGDVVFGGVETPLPLNSAGTDIVGATERVSHVAECRPEICTLDCGTMNFSLGDYVMTNTPGTLRAMAKMMTDLGVRPEIEAFDTGHLWFAKQLVEEGLIEDPVLIQLCMGIPWGAPDDLNTFMAMVNNVPSTWTFSAFSIGRNALAYPAASVLAGGNVRVGLEDNLYIGKGQLATNAQLVEKAVTVIEGMGAKIIGPEAVRAKLKLQKRAPVKS, via the coding sequence ATGCCGCTTGCCATGAACCGCGAGGTCTTCATCACCTGTGCCGTCACCGGCTCAGGCGACACCACCGCAAAGTCCGCCCATGTGCCGATCACTCCGGCCGAAATCGCCGCCTCCGCCATCGATGCCGCCAAGGCCGGAGCCGCCGTGGTCCACTGCCACGTCCGCGATCCCGAGACCGGCAAGCCGAGCCGCCGCAACGATCTTTACCGCGAGGTCACCGAGCGCATCCGTGATGCGGAGATCGACGTGGTCTTGAACCTGACGGCGGGCATGGGCGGCGACGTCGTGTTCGGTGGCGTCGAAACCCCGCTGCCGCTGAACTCGGCCGGCACTGACATCGTCGGCGCCACCGAGCGGGTCAGCCATGTCGCCGAATGCCGGCCGGAAATCTGCACGCTCGATTGCGGCACCATGAATTTCAGTCTCGGCGACTACGTCATGACCAACACGCCCGGCACGCTGCGCGCCATGGCGAAGATGATGACCGATCTCGGCGTTCGCCCGGAAATCGAAGCCTTCGACACCGGCCACCTCTGGTTTGCCAAGCAACTGGTCGAAGAAGGCCTGATCGAGGATCCGGTCCTCATCCAGCTTTGCATGGGCATTCCGTGGGGTGCGCCGGACGATCTCAACACCTTCATGGCGATGGTCAACAACGTGCCGTCGACATGGACCTTCTCCGCCTTCTCCATCGGCCGCAACGCGCTCGCCTATCCGGCGGCCTCCGTTCTCGCCGGCGGCAATGTCCGCGTCGGGCTGGAAGACAACCTCTACATCGGCAAGGGCCAGCTCGCGACCAACGCCCAGCTCGTCGAGAAAGCCGTAACGGTGATCGAGGGCATGGGCGCAAAGATCATCGGACCGGAAGCGGTCCGTGCGAAACTGAAACTCCAGAAGCGGGCTCCGGTGAAGTCATGA
- a CDS encoding GlxA family transcriptional regulator, translating to MAETTTVDLLVLPDINLILLASVIEPMRGANRISGRQLYRWRILSPDGKPVVTTSGIPVPVDGAFPPSEETAPLFVLSAYYWQRHATAQVKMMLSRSARARPYIAGIESGTWLMAEASLLDGYSATVHWEDFDDFASAYPQISAVRGRYVVDGKRVTAGGALPTLDLMLELIRRRHGYSLALEVSRLFIYEPGGTVAAAPSLPLAPSQQITDERVVAAIRMMEKHIEQPLAVSRIARRVGVSARHLQSLFKEQIGVLPHVHYLALRLNAARRKAVETRQAFTEIAVACGFNSVSAFSRSYRAHFGESPSGTRKRLRQARSPADLG from the coding sequence ATGGCTGAAACCACGACCGTCGATCTTCTGGTATTGCCGGACATCAACCTGATCCTGCTTGCCTCCGTCATAGAGCCGATGCGCGGTGCGAACCGGATTTCCGGCCGGCAACTCTATCGCTGGCGCATTCTCTCGCCCGACGGCAAGCCGGTCGTCACGACCAGCGGCATCCCGGTGCCGGTCGACGGGGCTTTCCCGCCAAGCGAGGAAACCGCGCCGCTCTTCGTGCTGTCCGCCTATTACTGGCAGCGCCACGCGACCGCCCAGGTCAAGATGATGCTGTCGCGCAGCGCCCGGGCGCGGCCTTATATCGCCGGCATCGAATCCGGCACATGGCTGATGGCGGAAGCGAGCCTGCTCGACGGATATTCGGCCACTGTGCACTGGGAGGATTTCGACGATTTTGCTTCTGCCTATCCGCAAATCAGCGCGGTCAGAGGCCGGTATGTCGTCGACGGAAAGCGCGTGACCGCCGGGGGGGCGCTCCCGACGCTCGACCTGATGCTGGAGCTCATCCGCCGCCGGCACGGATATTCGCTGGCGCTCGAGGTTTCACGGCTGTTCATCTACGAGCCCGGCGGAACGGTGGCGGCGGCACCCTCCCTGCCGCTGGCGCCAAGCCAGCAGATCACCGATGAACGCGTCGTTGCAGCAATCAGAATGATGGAAAAGCATATCGAGCAGCCATTGGCGGTGAGCCGAATCGCCCGCCGGGTCGGTGTCAGTGCCAGACATCTGCAATCGCTCTTCAAGGAGCAGATCGGCGTTCTCCCGCATGTCCATTACCTAGCGCTACGACTGAATGCTGCGCGACGGAAGGCTGTCGAGACGCGGCAGGCCTTCACCGAGATTGCGGTCGCTTGCGGTTTCAATTCCGTCTCGGCCTTCTCGCGCAGCTACCGCGCGCATTTCGGGGAGAGCCCGAGCGGTACCCGCAAGCGTTTGCGGCAGGCGAGATCGCCCGCCGACCTGGGCTAG
- a CDS encoding ABC transporter ATP-binding protein, whose translation MPNLLSVRNLKIGATIYPPGEDPQDIEIVHGVSFDLEKGKVLGLIGESGAGKSTIGLAALAYGRGGVRIIGGEVLLDGENILAFSKGKIRTVRGARVCYVAQSAAAAFNPAHKLGDQVIEASVRHGLMSSEEARKRALYLFRVLGLPDPDNFGDRYPHQVSGGQLQRAMTAMALCPNPELIIFDEPTTALDVTTQIDVLAAIKHAIEETHTAALYITHDLAVVAQISDDIMVLRHGNMVEYGTAKQIIEEPREEYTRALVNVREMGKPEAEDQSDAVLKVENVSASYGNGFKVLHDVSLHVPRGQTLAIVGESGSGKSTLARVITGLLPASEGKITFDGEVLPPALKQRSRDQLRRIQLIYQMADTAMNPRQTVGDIIGRPVTFYEGLTGAKRRARVNELLEAIEMGKGFFERYPAELSGGQKQRVAIARALAAKPELILCDEPTSALDPLVAEGILKLLMKLQKETNVSYVFITHDIAIVRAIADSIAVMLQGRLQRFGPKSKVLSPPFDDYTDLLLKSVPEMEIGWLEKVLATRRMESAGN comes from the coding sequence ATGCCTAATCTTCTCTCTGTAAGGAACCTGAAGATCGGCGCGACCATCTATCCGCCGGGCGAAGACCCGCAGGACATAGAAATCGTCCACGGCGTTTCCTTCGATCTCGAAAAGGGCAAGGTGCTCGGCCTGATCGGCGAATCCGGTGCCGGCAAGTCGACCATCGGCCTTGCAGCGCTCGCCTACGGTCGCGGCGGTGTGCGGATCATCGGCGGCGAGGTCCTACTCGACGGCGAGAACATCCTCGCCTTCTCGAAGGGCAAGATCCGCACCGTGCGCGGCGCCCGCGTCTGTTACGTGGCGCAGTCGGCGGCCGCGGCCTTCAACCCGGCCCACAAGCTTGGGGACCAGGTCATCGAAGCCTCCGTCCGCCACGGACTGATGTCCTCCGAGGAGGCAAGGAAGCGGGCGCTCTACCTGTTCCGCGTTCTGGGTCTCCCCGATCCGGACAATTTCGGTGACCGCTATCCGCACCAGGTCTCCGGCGGCCAGCTGCAGCGCGCCATGACGGCGATGGCGCTCTGCCCCAATCCGGAGCTGATCATCTTCGACGAGCCGACCACCGCTCTCGACGTCACCACCCAGATCGACGTTCTTGCGGCGATCAAGCATGCGATCGAGGAGACGCACACGGCGGCCCTCTACATCACCCACGACCTCGCCGTCGTCGCGCAGATTTCCGACGACATCATGGTGCTGCGCCACGGCAACATGGTCGAGTACGGCACCGCCAAACAGATCATTGAGGAGCCGCGCGAGGAGTATACCCGCGCGCTCGTCAATGTCCGCGAAATGGGCAAGCCGGAGGCCGAGGACCAGTCCGACGCCGTGCTGAAGGTCGAGAATGTATCGGCAAGCTACGGCAACGGCTTCAAGGTGCTGCACGATGTCAGCCTGCATGTCCCGCGCGGGCAGACGCTGGCGATCGTTGGCGAATCCGGTTCGGGCAAGTCGACGCTTGCGCGCGTCATCACCGGCCTGCTGCCGGCGTCGGAGGGCAAGATCACCTTTGACGGCGAGGTCCTGCCGCCGGCCCTCAAGCAGCGTTCGCGCGATCAGCTGCGCCGCATCCAGCTCATCTACCAGATGGCCGACACCGCCATGAACCCGCGCCAGACCGTGGGCGACATCATCGGCCGGCCGGTGACCTTCTACGAGGGGCTGACCGGCGCCAAGCGCCGGGCGCGCGTCAACGAGCTGCTCGAGGCCATCGAGATGGGCAAGGGCTTCTTCGAGCGCTATCCGGCCGAGCTTTCCGGCGGCCAGAAGCAGCGCGTGGCGATCGCCCGGGCGCTGGCGGCCAAGCCGGAACTCATCCTTTGCGACGAGCCGACCTCCGCCCTCGATCCGCTTGTGGCCGAAGGCATCCTGAAGCTGTTGATGAAGCTGCAGAAGGAGACCAACGTCTCCTACGTCTTCATCACCCACGACATCGCCATCGTCCGCGCCATCGCCGACAGCATCGCCGTCATGCTGCAAGGCAGGCTCCAGCGCTTCGGTCCGAAGTCGAAGGTGCTTTCGCCGCCCTTCGACGACTACACCGACCTGCTGCTGAAGTCCGTCCCGGAAATGGAAATCGGCTGGCTGGAAAAAGTGCTGGCAACCCGACGAATGGAAAGCGCCGGCAATTGA
- a CDS encoding ABC transporter permease, giving the protein MATSVDDGEPALLGFAKRFPLLVLIAQRLGLSVVLLFAVSVLIFAGVEALPGDFATTYLGQSATPQAVANIRKDLGLDQPVVTRYVEWLGGAIHGDFGNSWASRQSVSEQIGKRLGNSLFLAFFAAIISVPLAVGLGMLAVHFRNRFPDRLINVISLAAISLPEFFVGYLLILFFAVKFGVATFPATVYDDMDLLDRLKAIALPTATLVLVVLAHMMRMTRAAILSVMSSAYMETAELKGLSAFRAIVKHAAPNAIAPIINVVALNLAYLVVGVVVVEVVFVYPGMGQYMVDAVTVRDMPVVQACGLIFAAFYILLNMLADIIAIAANPRLRHPR; this is encoded by the coding sequence ATGGCCACATCCGTCGACGACGGCGAACCGGCCCTGCTTGGATTTGCGAAGCGTTTTCCGCTTCTCGTCCTGATCGCCCAGCGTCTTGGCCTGAGCGTTGTGCTGCTGTTTGCCGTATCCGTCCTGATCTTCGCCGGCGTGGAAGCGCTGCCGGGGGATTTTGCCACCACCTATCTCGGCCAGTCCGCGACCCCGCAGGCCGTTGCCAACATCCGCAAGGATCTCGGTCTCGACCAGCCTGTGGTGACGCGCTATGTCGAATGGCTCGGCGGCGCCATCCATGGCGACTTCGGCAATTCCTGGGCGTCCAGGCAGTCCGTCAGCGAACAGATCGGCAAACGGCTGGGCAACTCCCTGTTCCTGGCCTTTTTCGCGGCGATCATCTCGGTGCCGCTCGCAGTCGGCCTCGGCATGCTCGCCGTCCATTTCCGAAACCGCTTTCCGGACCGGCTGATCAACGTCATATCGCTGGCGGCGATCTCGCTGCCGGAGTTCTTCGTCGGCTACCTGCTGATCCTGTTCTTCGCCGTCAAGTTCGGCGTCGCCACCTTTCCGGCGACGGTCTATGACGACATGGACCTGCTCGACCGGCTGAAGGCGATCGCGCTGCCGACCGCCACCCTCGTGCTCGTCGTGCTCGCCCATATGATGCGCATGACGCGGGCGGCAATCCTCTCCGTCATGTCGTCCGCCTATATGGAGACGGCGGAACTGAAGGGACTGTCCGCCTTCCGCGCCATCGTCAAGCATGCAGCACCCAATGCCATCGCGCCGATCATCAACGTCGTGGCCCTCAATCTCGCCTATCTTGTCGTCGGCGTCGTCGTCGTCGAGGTGGTCTTCGTCTATCCCGGCATGGGCCAGTACATGGTCGACGCCGTGACGGTTCGCGACATGCCCGTCGTGCAGGCCTGCGGCCTAATCTTCGCCGCCTTCTACATCCTGCTCAACATGCTGGCCGACATCATCGCGATTGCCGCCAACCCGAGACTGAGGCACCCGCGATGA